Sequence from the Methanosarcina siciliae T4/M genome:
CCAAATACGGTTCGAGCTTCCTGTTCCTCAAGTGGAGTTAACATTCTTGTGCCGGGTTTTATTGTCTGCCAGAAGAGGTCCATAAGCTTCGGAAAAAAGCAGATGTCAAGAATTTTTGCGAAAATTCTGCCTGTCCGGAGAGCAAAGGAAAGCAAGCCTTTCGGTATCCATTTACAAAAACCCCTTCTTGCCTGCACAACCCGGCTTATGGTCGCTTTCAAATTATCCCACAAATTATCCTGCACACCATTCCTGGAGAAAACTATACACATCAGCTTGTAGAACCCGATATTTTTGAATTAATAACCCCTCCCAGATCATATAGACCGGTATATCCAAAGAACCTTCCTCTTCGTTTCGGGAATTTTTCCGATTTTTGGGCTTTCTTTTTTCGACTCCCTTTTCTGAGAAAGCCATATGAAACATGCAGTTATACAATAAAACAGAGGAAACAAAAATCTGGTACATCATGCATGAAAAGATCCCGGAAAAGGTCCGGATACAGCAGTATTAAAATGTAGAATTTTGTCAGGGGGTTAAACATGATATTTGAGCGGATTAAGTCTGAGGGATTGGCTCACCTTTCTTATCTCATCGGCTCGGGAGATGAAGCCATTGTTATCGATCCTCGGAGAGACTGTCAGGTCTATTTCGATCTTGCCAGAAGCAAGGGAATGACAATAAAATACATCTTTGAAACCCACCGGAACGAAGACTATGTAATTGGTTCTCTTGAACTGGAAAAGCTCACGGGTGCAGGAATTTATCACGGTTCCGGAGTGGATTTCAAATACGGAAACATTATAAAAAAGGATGGGCAGGAATTCGGTTTTGGGGCATTGAAACTGACTGCTATGCATACTCCGGGACACACCGACGAAAGCATGTCCTATGCTCTCACGGACCCTGATGCCGGCAAAGAACCGATAATGGTTTTCACAGGCGATGCCCTGTTCGTGGGGGATGTGGGAAGAACCGATCTTTACGGTCCGGAAGAAGCTCCCAGGCTGGCAGCAAACCTTTATGATAGCATTTTTAACAAAATACTTCCGCTCGGAGACGGAGTAATACTCTGCCCGGCACATGGAGCGGGTTCACTTTGCGGAGGCATGATCTCTGATAGGGAATACAGTACCCTGGGCCTGGAAAGAATCCAGAACCCCGTTCTACAGAAGACTGAAAAAGAAGAGTTTGTAAAGTTCAAGCTTGAGGAGAGCCTCGAATTTCCGCCTTACTTTAAGAAAATGGAGAAGTACAATCTGCAGGGTCCTCCCCTACTGCAAGGACTGCCGGTTCCGAAACTGCTTTCTCCTGAAGAATTCAAAACAGAGATAGAGAAAGGAGCCGTGGTTGTAGATACACGCATGCCCCACTCGTTTGGTGGAGCCCATATAAAGGGTTCGTACAGCATCTGGCTGGGAGGTCTGCCTTCCTTTGCAGGCTGGATGCTCCCCTCCGACAAGCCCATCCTTCTGGTACTCGAAGAAAAAGAGCAGCTGGAAACTGCTGTCAGATACCTGGTCAGGCTGGGGTATGACAATATAAGAGGTTTTCTGAACGGCGGAATTGCAGCCTGGTATATGGAAGCCCTGCAAATTGACAGTTTTAATCTCATATCCGTCCACGACCTGAAGGCCAGAATCGAAAAAGACGAGGAAATTGTGATCCTGGATGTCAGGAGCAACGAGGAGTGGGAAGCCGGACACATCGAAGGGGCCAGGCACATATATGTCGGACATGTGGAAGATAACCTGGACAAAATTCCAAAAGAGTGTCCGATAGTTGTCTACTGCGGCAGTGCCAGGCGTTCCAATATAGCAGCTTCAATTTTGAAAAAGCACGGTTATAACAAAGTATACAATGTCCTTGGAAGCATGGTTGCGTGGAAGAGCGCAGGGTATGAAGTCGTAAAATAAAGCAGTGTGATTTTTAGCCCCATTCTTATTCTGATTTTGGGAGTTATGGGAAGCTGTTGTTTTTTCCGGGGGAATTTGCGTGGAGAAAACCCTTTATTCTTCACAGCCCCGCAAGCCGCCTGAACCCGCCTGAACCCTCCTGTTACGGGAGATAACAACAAAAACACTAGCTGTGCCCGGGGTCCGAGTCAGGATCCTCTGTTTCCAGCATATGCCCGGAGAAGTTTTCGGATAAAGAGTTTAGAAATCTTTATATCTCCTCTCTATTTTTTTATTATCCATGATATTACACGTTCCTCACATTATTCTCCAGGAGGCTAACTGGAAAGAATGGGCAGTAATTGCCTGTGACCAGCATACTCAGGATATGGAGTACTGGAAAAGAGTAGAAGAATTTGTTGGAGATACCCCCTCCACTCTTAATTTAATTTATCCTGAAATCTATCTTCCTTTAGATGAAAATAGAGTGAATAAGATTCATGAAGCGATGCGCAATTACAGGACTTTTCTTGTTGATCACGGTCCCTGCTTTATTCTTGTAAAGCGTGAGGTCGCAGGGAGTGAAAGGACAGGTCTGGTCGTTGCGGTCGACCTGGAAGGGTACGAGTATGACGGATCCGAATCCTTTATCAGGCCGACTGAAAAAACAATCAAAGAAAGGCTTCCTGCACGAGTGAAAATAAGAGAAAATGCCGAACTTGAACTTACTCATGTCCTTGTTTTATATGATGACCCGGACTTTTCCGTTTTGCCCAGAAACACAGCTGATCCTGTTTATGAAGAAAATAAGGTTTATGATTTTGACCTGATGGAAGACGGCGGTCATATCAGAGGCTTTAAGATAAGCGACGAAAAGACAATTGAGGAAATTTCTGAAAAAATTCAGGCGCTTGGGACCCTCCTGGTCGGAGACGGAAACCACAGCCTTGCCGCAGCAAAGAGTTTCTGGGAGAAGATTAAAGGAACAGTCCCGGACAACCACCCGGCCAGATACGCCCTTGTCGAGCTTGTAAACCTCCATGACCCCGGACTTACCTTTGAACCGATTCACCGAATAGTAAGAGGAGTTGACCCTGAGGAACTGCTTAAAAGGTTCAATGCAAGGATTATAGAATCTTCAGCCGGGGACCCAACTACCTGGCTTTCAGATATTAGCCACTCAATTGGCTTTATAACAAAAGACAGGCGGGGTGTCCTTGTCTTTGATGACCCGAAGCATGACCTGGAGGTCGAGACTCTTGACGAGGTTATTGACGCTTATCCGGTTGAATATGAACACGACCCTGAGGTGGTTGAGAAACTCGGTAAAGAGCCTGCAAGTGTTGGCTTTTTCCTCCCGGCCTTAAAGAGAAGCGAATTCTTTGCTCTCATAAAAAAGAAGGGAATTCTCCCGAGAAAGTCCTTTTCCCTTGGAAAGGAAAACGAGAAAAGGTACTATATTGAAGCGAGAAGGATTATGCAGTAATTCTTCCGGCAGCTTTTTCAGCCATTCTTTTCTTTTTTCAGCCAGTAGAACCCTCTTGTACCTATAAGATGCCCTGTATGCAGATACCTTCTTGAGGACGAGGCAAAAAGTTTGCAGCCACTGCGGCATTTTACTGTGGGTCGTCTGTGAAATCTGCGGAAAAGAGACATTTCTCGAGGATAAGTGCAGCAACTGCAGTGCTCCGATTTTCATTGTCTGCCCCAATCCGAAATGAAGGACCAAGTAGTCCCCTGCAGCCAAGAATTGTATCAAATGCGGTAAACCGTTAAAGTGATAAAAATGGGTTTCAAGAAGTCACAATTCCTGCCTTTTACAAGAAACTATGAAGACAACAGTTCGGAATCAGGTTTCCAGTTTACGTTCTACTGTGATATCTGCGAGGACGACTACAAAACGAGATTCATCGAATCCAGGACTTATAAGAAAATAGGTTTGTTCGGTATGGTAGGAAAAGCTCTTTAGGTAGGCTCTGACCTTGTAGGCCAGTAACGGCGTTGGAAATGCGATTGAAAGGGACTTGGACATCCTCAATGACCGCAAGGAAGGAATGTCTCCCGAATGGCGAAAAGAGTGGGAAGATACCTTTGAAACAGCCCAGAACGAGGCAAAGGAACATTTCCTCAGGTGCCCGAGATGCATCGGTGATTCTTTTCCGGTCAAGCTGTAGAGCATCCTCAATTTGCTGCGCAGT
This genomic interval carries:
- a CDS encoding MBL fold metallo-hydrolase; protein product: MIFERIKSEGLAHLSYLIGSGDEAIVIDPRRDCQVYFDLARSKGMTIKYIFETHRNEDYVIGSLELEKLTGAGIYHGSGVDFKYGNIIKKDGQEFGFGALKLTAMHTPGHTDESMSYALTDPDAGKEPIMVFTGDALFVGDVGRTDLYGPEEAPRLAANLYDSIFNKILPLGDGVILCPAHGAGSLCGGMISDREYSTLGLERIQNPVLQKTEKEEFVKFKLEESLEFPPYFKKMEKYNLQGPPLLQGLPVPKLLSPEEFKTEIEKGAVVVDTRMPHSFGGAHIKGSYSIWLGGLPSFAGWMLPSDKPILLVLEEKEQLETAVRYLVRLGYDNIRGFLNGGIAAWYMEALQIDSFNLISVHDLKARIEKDEEIVILDVRSNEEWEAGHIEGARHIYVGHVEDNLDKIPKECPIVVYCGSARRSNIAASILKKHGYNKVYNVLGSMVAWKSAGYEVVK
- a CDS encoding DUF1015 domain-containing protein, whose translation is MILHVPHIILQEANWKEWAVIACDQHTQDMEYWKRVEEFVGDTPSTLNLIYPEIYLPLDENRVNKIHEAMRNYRTFLVDHGPCFILVKREVAGSERTGLVVAVDLEGYEYDGSESFIRPTEKTIKERLPARVKIRENAELELTHVLVLYDDPDFSVLPRNTADPVYEENKVYDFDLMEDGGHIRGFKISDEKTIEEISEKIQALGTLLVGDGNHSLAAAKSFWEKIKGTVPDNHPARYALVELVNLHDPGLTFEPIHRIVRGVDPEELLKRFNARIIESSAGDPTTWLSDISHSIGFITKDRRGVLVFDDPKHDLEVETLDEVIDAYPVEYEHDPEVVEKLGKEPASVGFFLPALKRSEFFALIKKKGILPRKSFSLGKENEKRYYIEARRIMQ